One region of Pseudoalteromonas luteoviolacea genomic DNA includes:
- the cas1f gene encoding type I-F CRISPR-associated endonuclease Cas1f: MEDFSPSDLKAILHSKRANLFYLEYCRVMQKDGRVLYLTEATKENLYFNIPIANTTVILLGNGTSITQAAMRMLAQAGVLVGFCGGGATPLYMGCEIEWMTPQNEYRPTEYLQGWMGFWFDDEKRLDAAKHFQQARIAFLKQVWQKDRDLKNEGFNFDDKAIQTALDTFFTRTEAATNSQALLLTEAQLTKVLYKYAANATNCEGFKRQHQSSKSVDIGKANDFLNHGNYLAYGLAACTLWVLGIPHGFAVMHGKTRRGALVFDIADLIKDALVLPWAFICAKENATEQEFRQQILQAFTDHKALDYMFEQVKQVALQDLSKDQIDEIENNQKGDAL, encoded by the coding sequence ATGGAAGACTTTAGCCCTAGCGATTTAAAAGCCATTTTGCACTCAAAACGTGCCAACTTATTTTATCTAGAATATTGCCGCGTGATGCAAAAAGATGGCCGCGTTTTATATTTGACCGAAGCCACCAAAGAGAATCTCTATTTTAATATCCCTATTGCCAACACCACGGTTATTTTGCTGGGTAATGGTACCTCGATTACACAAGCGGCGATGCGCATGCTTGCTCAAGCAGGCGTTTTAGTGGGCTTTTGTGGTGGTGGCGCAACCCCTTTATACATGGGTTGTGAAATTGAGTGGATGACACCGCAAAATGAGTATCGACCAACAGAGTACCTGCAAGGCTGGATGGGTTTCTGGTTTGATGATGAAAAGCGCTTAGATGCTGCAAAGCATTTTCAGCAGGCACGGATCGCATTTTTAAAGCAAGTTTGGCAAAAAGACCGAGACTTAAAAAATGAAGGCTTTAACTTTGACGATAAAGCTATTCAAACCGCGCTGGATACGTTTTTTACACGAACGGAAGCCGCGACAAACTCACAAGCTTTATTGCTCACAGAAGCGCAGCTCACCAAAGTGCTTTATAAATATGCGGCCAACGCCACCAATTGTGAGGGCTTTAAGCGCCAGCATCAGTCATCGAAGTCTGTAGATATAGGTAAGGCTAACGACTTTTTAAATCACGGAAATTATTTAGCATATGGCTTAGCCGCTTGCACACTTTGGGTGTTAGGTATTCCTCATGGTTTTGCGGTGATGCATGGCAAAACCCGCCGCGGAGCTTTGGTATTCGACATTGCAGATTTAATCAAAGATGCCTTAGTACTGCCGTGGGCATTTATCTGTGCCAAAGAAAACGCCACCGAGCAAGAGTTCCGCCAACAAATCCTACAAGCGTTTACCGATCACAAAGCACTGGATTATATGTTCGAACAAGTAAAGCAAGTGGCATTGCAAGATTTAAGTAAAGACCAAATTGATGAGATTGAAAATAATCAAAAAGGTGACGCTTTATGA
- the cas3f gene encoding type I-F CRISPR-associated helicase Cas3f: MMVTFVSQCEKNALKKTRRVLDAFANRIGDNTWQTVITQDGLDTVKKMLRKTASRSTAVSCHWIRSRARSQFLWVVGNKRKFNLEGVVPVNRTEKDLVVKEQFALNTEVIANLAAIAGFFHDVGKANKLFQIKLGVIELEEGKEFNLSANSGKKNYEPLRHEWVSLRIFQAFVGEQCDQQWLQALASININTAKELEQALPAYHDLLEKSIASPFVTLPPIAKMVAWLIVSHHRLPQFPKFLENQPSIESVEQWQSVFEPCWNSPQAIDKDWSQEQITVNWQFPLGTPFNSSDWQKAVSDVAKRSLQCQRLFSNDWHHNLFTQHLARLSLMLADHGESSRKDITNKDSDRNYLAYANTDKDEKDKRYLKQKLDEHNINVGKRAYHIACDLAGFKSKLNTLGKVKALETPVAKKPKHIHDEFSWQDEAVKLAASLKEKVEDYGFFGISMASTGKGKTRANAKIMYALSEPDECRFNVALGLRTLSIQTAKALRKDLFSEDVKSQQQAREKVALLVGSQAVRDLQQIDLSQDESSEVDKGSESAESLLKDELDLLSEIDLEQLASFSWLKHDSKILKLLHAPILVSTIDYLIPATEGVRGGRQIAPMLRLLSSDLVLDEPDDFNSADFPALCRLVNWAGMLGSKVLISTATIMPCEAEALFEAYQQGRLEYTKANGDKNTQGKVCCAWFDECNKPKSELIDTVSTFATEHESFVIERDKALVKSDLRLRQAKLVDIDSVGMDSYSEAMAARIHQSVCELHVSQAVKLADKKVSIGLVRMANINLLVQVAKHLFTTAAPPNTRIHYCVYHGQYPLLQRTAIEQMLDKALKRHDTEQWAQESGVTERIENTAELNHIFIVLATSVAEVGRDHDYDWAVVEPSSMRSIIQLAGRVQRHRKQTPKTHNIHVLSQNYRGLLKKLLCFEKPGFETKLVQYFSKDLNELNTEQALDSISAATRILKPLQPNLTHDSPPKFKTFVELEHTAQSINLYGSRSSIIYAARWWQHDVSWCGEMQRLQPFRESHLSEDYSLGFAERTHRYLWLKKEDGVYPTEYKPTKDIENPTEPVAMAFSNSLWHQFDLSKQVKALSEKLGKSEQQTLTIYTHVSLQEFDKESIEQWFFQAEFGIYKLLTKDDCNNDK, translated from the coding sequence ATGATGGTCACATTTGTATCTCAATGCGAGAAAAACGCCCTCAAGAAAACCAGGCGGGTACTTGATGCCTTTGCCAACCGCATTGGTGATAACACATGGCAAACAGTGATCACCCAAGACGGGCTCGATACTGTTAAAAAGATGCTGCGTAAAACCGCTAGCCGCAGCACTGCTGTAAGCTGTCACTGGATCAGAAGCCGTGCCCGAAGCCAGTTTTTGTGGGTTGTGGGGAATAAGAGGAAGTTTAATTTGGAGGGCGTGGTGCCGGTGAATAGAACTGAAAAAGATTTAGTCGTAAAAGAACAGTTTGCATTAAATACAGAGGTGATAGCTAATCTTGCTGCAATAGCCGGCTTTTTTCATGATGTAGGTAAGGCGAATAAACTGTTTCAAATTAAGTTGGGTGTAATAGAGCTTGAAGAGGGAAAGGAGTTCAACTTAAGCGCTAACTCAGGTAAAAAAAACTATGAACCCCTGCGTCATGAGTGGGTGTCCTTAAGGATATTCCAGGCATTTGTTGGTGAACAATGCGATCAACAATGGTTGCAAGCGTTAGCCTCTATCAATATCAATACCGCGAAAGAACTAGAGCAAGCTCTGCCTGCATACCATGATTTATTGGAAAAGAGCATTGCCAGTCCATTTGTAACATTACCTCCAATTGCCAAAATGGTGGCGTGGTTAATAGTTTCTCATCATAGATTACCTCAGTTTCCCAAATTTCTTGAAAATCAGCCATCGATTGAGAGTGTTGAGCAATGGCAATCTGTCTTTGAACCTTGCTGGAATTCACCGCAAGCAATAGATAAAGATTGGTCTCAAGAACAAATTACTGTCAATTGGCAATTTCCGTTAGGTACGCCTTTTAACAGTTCTGATTGGCAGAAAGCAGTTTCTGATGTCGCTAAACGGTCGTTACAGTGTCAAAGGTTGTTTTCCAATGATTGGCACCACAATTTATTCACTCAGCATTTAGCGCGCCTTTCCCTTATGTTGGCCGATCACGGTGAATCTTCACGTAAAGATATTACTAATAAAGACTCAGATAGAAACTATCTTGCTTATGCAAATACAGATAAAGATGAAAAAGATAAACGGTACTTAAAGCAAAAACTCGATGAACATAATATTAATGTAGGTAAGCGGGCATATCATATTGCCTGTGACTTAGCTGGATTTAAGTCGAAACTCAATACACTGGGTAAGGTTAAAGCGCTAGAAACGCCAGTAGCGAAAAAACCAAAACATATTCATGATGAATTCTCCTGGCAAGATGAAGCTGTTAAATTGGCAGCTTCTCTCAAAGAAAAAGTAGAAGATTATGGCTTCTTTGGTATTTCGATGGCCTCTACGGGAAAAGGAAAAACGCGTGCGAATGCAAAGATAATGTATGCGTTGTCTGAACCAGACGAATGCCGCTTTAATGTTGCGCTAGGACTCAGGACTTTATCAATTCAAACAGCAAAGGCATTAAGAAAGGATTTATTTTCTGAAGATGTAAAAAGTCAGCAGCAAGCGCGAGAAAAAGTTGCATTACTTGTTGGTTCGCAAGCTGTTAGGGATTTACAGCAAATCGATCTATCGCAAGATGAGAGTTCTGAGGTTGATAAAGGCAGTGAATCAGCGGAATCCTTGCTAAAAGATGAACTCGACTTATTAAGCGAAATTGATTTAGAGCAATTAGCATCATTTTCTTGGTTAAAGCATGACTCTAAAATTTTGAAGCTATTACATGCGCCTATTTTAGTAAGCACGATTGATTATCTGATCCCTGCGACAGAGGGGGTTAGAGGGGGTAGACAAATAGCTCCAATGCTGCGTTTATTAAGTTCTGATTTAGTATTAGATGAGCCTGATGATTTTAATTCAGCAGATTTCCCTGCGCTATGTCGTTTGGTTAATTGGGCTGGGATGTTGGGTAGCAAGGTGCTTATTTCAACGGCAACGATTATGCCTTGTGAAGCCGAAGCATTGTTTGAAGCCTATCAGCAGGGCAGGCTTGAATATACAAAAGCGAATGGTGATAAAAACACTCAAGGCAAGGTTTGTTGTGCTTGGTTCGATGAATGCAATAAACCAAAAAGTGAGCTAATCGATACTGTCAGCACATTTGCAACTGAGCATGAGTCATTTGTTATTGAGCGTGATAAGGCACTGGTCAAAAGTGACTTACGCTTGAGGCAAGCTAAGTTAGTTGATATAGATTCTGTAGGGATGGACAGCTATAGCGAAGCGATGGCTGCACGCATTCATCAGTCGGTTTGTGAACTGCACGTATCGCAAGCAGTGAAATTAGCAGATAAGAAAGTATCAATTGGATTAGTTCGCATGGCTAACATTAATCTTCTAGTACAGGTTGCCAAACATTTATTTACCACAGCGGCACCTCCTAATACACGTATTCATTATTGTGTTTACCATGGTCAATACCCGTTATTACAACGCACAGCTATTGAGCAAATGTTAGATAAGGCGTTGAAACGACATGATACTGAGCAATGGGCACAGGAGTCAGGGGTAACTGAACGTATTGAGAATACAGCTGAGTTAAACCATATATTCATTGTGCTTGCGACCTCTGTGGCTGAGGTAGGGCGCGATCACGATTATGATTGGGCGGTAGTTGAGCCAAGCTCAATGCGCTCGATAATACAATTAGCTGGAAGAGTACAACGCCATCGAAAACAAACACCGAAAACTCATAATATTCATGTATTATCTCAAAACTATAGAGGTTTATTAAAAAAATTGTTGTGCTTTGAGAAACCAGGCTTTGAGACAAAGTTAGTACAATATTTTTCTAAAGATCTTAATGAATTAAATACCGAGCAAGCGCTTGATAGTATTTCTGCCGCTACTCGTATATTAAAGCCTCTCCAACCTAATTTGACACATGATTCACCACCAAAATTTAAGACTTTTGTTGAACTTGAGCATACAGCGCAAAGTATTAATTTGTATGGAAGCCGAAGCTCTATTATCTATGCTGCCCGCTGGTGGCAGCATGATGTTAGTTGGTGCGGTGAAATGCAGCGCTTACAACCATTTAGGGAATCACATTTAAGTGAAGATTATTCTTTAGGATTTGCCGAAAGAACGCATCGCTATTTATGGCTAAAAAAAGAAGATGGTGTATACCCTACAGAATATAAACCCACTAAAGATATTGAGAACCCCACAGAGCCCGTTGCGATGGCTTTTAGTAATAGCCTATGGCACCAATTTGATTTATCAAAACAAGTTAAGGCATTGAGTGAAAAGCTAGGAAAGAGTGAACAGCAAACTTTAACGATTTATACCCATGTTTCGTTACAAGAGTTCGATAAAGAAAGTATTGAGCAGTGGTTTTTCCAAGCTGAATTTGGAATTTATAAGTTATTAACTAAGGATGATTGCAACAATGATAAGTAA